In one window of Duganella dendranthematis DNA:
- a CDS encoding SGNH/GDSL hydrolase family protein, giving the protein MKRYLAAATLAAIITTPQAAENWLATWQASPHAVWEASEFALPSGVPAVLERQTVRETARISIGGSRLRVVLSNRYGTQPLVVGEVRVGRAGETMRPLTFGGQVSLVIPPGAPALSDALEMPVAALEKLAVSVYLPEHTPLATFHWGAQQTGVIVDGNRTADATLAGAQPLHGRALLSGIWVAAPAEAETATAAASEAMATGAMATAAARPAAGVVAAFGDSITDGNGSTPDQDHRWPDYLAARLSPGGVAVVNAGISGARLLGDRMGVNAAARFELDVLSQPGVRTAIVLMGTNDIGWPQSIFAPHEAPMTLNRMIAAYRQLIAQARARQVRIIGATLPPFEGTAIDGYYTPAKDALRRQVNQWIRESAEFDAVADMDALLRDPQQPSRMQPRYDSGDHLHPGDAGYEAMAAEVARVLSRY; this is encoded by the coding sequence ATGAAGCGATACCTTGCAGCTGCCACGCTGGCAGCCATCATCACTACGCCGCAGGCGGCGGAAAACTGGCTGGCGACCTGGCAGGCCAGTCCTCATGCGGTCTGGGAGGCCAGCGAGTTTGCGCTGCCGTCCGGGGTGCCGGCGGTGCTGGAGCGGCAGACGGTGCGCGAGACGGCGCGCATCAGCATCGGCGGTTCGCGGCTGCGCGTGGTGCTGTCGAACCGCTATGGCACGCAGCCGCTCGTGGTGGGCGAGGTGCGTGTTGGACGCGCCGGAGAGACCATGCGGCCGCTGACTTTCGGCGGTCAGGTCAGCCTGGTGATTCCGCCCGGCGCCCCTGCCCTTAGCGATGCGCTGGAGATGCCGGTGGCGGCGTTGGAAAAACTTGCCGTCAGCGTGTATCTGCCGGAGCATACGCCGTTGGCGACCTTTCACTGGGGAGCGCAGCAGACAGGCGTGATTGTGGATGGCAATCGCACTGCCGACGCCACGCTGGCGGGTGCCCAGCCATTGCACGGCCGCGCGCTGCTCAGCGGTATCTGGGTGGCGGCGCCTGCCGAAGCTGAGACGGCGACGGCAGCGGCGTCGGAGGCGATGGCGACGGGGGCGATGGCAACGGCGGCGGCGAGACCGGCTGCGGGCGTGGTCGCCGCATTTGGCGACTCAATCACTGATGGTAATGGCTCCACGCCGGACCAGGACCATCGATGGCCAGACTACCTCGCCGCGCGCCTCAGCCCCGGCGGTGTGGCGGTAGTCAACGCCGGCATTTCAGGCGCGCGCCTGCTGGGCGACCGCATGGGCGTCAACGCGGCGGCGCGCTTCGAGCTAGACGTGCTGTCGCAGCCCGGCGTCCGCACCGCGATTGTGCTGATGGGGACTAACGACATCGGCTGGCCGCAATCCATCTTCGCCCCGCATGAAGCGCCGATGACGTTAAACCGCATGATCGCCGCCTACCGCCAACTGATCGCCCAGGCCCGCGCGCGCCAGGTGCGCATTATCGGCGCCACGCTGCCGCCGTTTGAAGGCACAGCCATCGACGGCTACTACACGCCAGCCAAGGACGCGCTGCGCCGGCAGGTCAATCAATGGATCAGGGAGAGCGCGGAATTCGACGCGGTGGCCGATATGGATGCGCTGCTGCGTGACCCGCAGCAGCCGTCACGCATGCAACCGCGCTACGACAGCGGCGACCACCTGCACCCCGGCGATGCGGGATACGAGGCGATGGCCGCCGAAGTAGCGCGTGTGCTTAGCCGTTATTAA
- a CDS encoding LysR family transcriptional regulator translates to MDTIRSLRCFVRAVELGSLSAVAREEGTTQPTVSKIVAALERELGVRLLERSTTSLQATPQGMRFYQRALGVLAEYQEAVAEARGQTETPAGLIRVNAPAAFGQFCLNAMLAPFLARHPQVDIELILDDRMVDLVKEGVDIAVRQGRELPPDAIARLAGSSPRQLVASPDYLRAHGKPKQPQDLARHDYIRFAWLADGDLLTLYNGEHTETVPTRGRYRVNHALAIREALAAGGGIGLCPLWLVQDLLDSDALVRVLPRWHGQEQPLHLLSPSRRYQPLRARLLLDYLAEQIALLPGYNAS, encoded by the coding sequence ATGGATACCATCCGTTCGCTACGCTGCTTTGTGCGCGCCGTTGAATTGGGCAGCCTGTCCGCCGTCGCCCGCGAGGAAGGCACAACACAGCCAACCGTCAGCAAAATAGTCGCTGCGCTGGAGCGGGAACTGGGCGTGCGGCTGCTGGAACGCAGCACCACCAGCTTGCAAGCCACGCCGCAAGGCATGCGCTTCTACCAGCGCGCGCTCGGCGTGCTGGCCGAATATCAGGAAGCGGTAGCGGAAGCGCGCGGCCAGACCGAAACGCCGGCGGGTCTGATCCGCGTGAATGCGCCGGCAGCGTTTGGGCAATTCTGCCTCAACGCCATGCTGGCGCCTTTCCTGGCGCGGCATCCGCAAGTTGACATCGAACTGATACTCGATGACCGCATGGTCGATCTGGTCAAGGAAGGCGTCGACATCGCCGTCCGCCAGGGGCGCGAACTGCCGCCTGACGCGATTGCGCGGCTGGCCGGAAGCTCGCCGCGCCAGCTGGTGGCGTCGCCGGACTATCTGCGTGCGCACGGCAAACCAAAGCAGCCGCAGGATCTGGCGCGCCACGACTATATCCGTTTCGCCTGGCTGGCTGATGGCGATCTGCTCACATTGTACAACGGCGAACATACCGAAACCGTGCCGACGCGGGGGCGTTATCGCGTCAATCATGCACTGGCTATCCGTGAAGCGCTGGCAGCCGGCGGCGGCATTGGTCTGTGCCCGCTATGGCTGGTGCAGGACTTGCTGGACAGTGACGCATTGGTGCGCGTGCTGCCTCGATGGCATGGGCAAGAGCAGCCGCTGCACCTGCTGTCGCCGTCGCGCCGCTACCAGCCATTGCGGGCACGATTGCTGCTGGACTATCTCGCAGAACAAATCGCTCTGCTGCCGGGATACAACGCTTCCTGA
- a CDS encoding M48 family metalloprotease, which produces MKTACATLLLLLACTAQAQVPESGRAQELLYSAAEVDAGMEERYIDRTVDLAAAGKLDEDRALLARLRYISAELIRVAIELKPEAAQWQWEVHTTSDTEVDAICMAGGKILVGSGFVHQLALTDGELATLLAHEVAHAVAEHHRETFSEAMLVNRLPAVPLDVVMARLDSDLSLQIRLSKLSSLQESEADHLGMVLAHRAGWSAEDIVSFYRKLAEGEQSALISGAYPANASRLSMARGMARLFGD; this is translated from the coding sequence ATGAAAACCGCTTGCGCAACCTTGTTACTGCTGCTAGCCTGCACCGCGCAGGCGCAAGTGCCGGAATCCGGCCGCGCGCAGGAGCTACTGTACAGCGCGGCGGAAGTGGATGCCGGCATGGAGGAACGCTATATCGACCGCACAGTCGATCTGGCGGCGGCCGGCAAGCTGGATGAAGATCGCGCGCTGCTGGCGCGCCTGCGCTACATCAGCGCCGAACTGATACGTGTGGCTATCGAATTGAAACCGGAAGCGGCGCAATGGCAGTGGGAAGTCCACACCACCAGCGATACCGAAGTGGATGCGATCTGCATGGCGGGCGGGAAGATCCTGGTCGGCAGCGGCTTCGTGCACCAGCTGGCGCTGACCGACGGCGAGCTGGCGACGCTGCTGGCGCATGAAGTGGCGCACGCGGTGGCCGAACATCATCGCGAAACCTTTTCGGAGGCGATGCTGGTGAATCGTCTGCCGGCCGTGCCACTGGACGTGGTGATGGCGCGGCTGGATAGCGACCTGTCGCTGCAAATCCGCTTGTCGAAGCTATCGAGCTTGCAGGAATCCGAGGCCGACCACCTCGGCATGGTGCTGGCGCACCGCGCCGGCTGGTCGGCGGAAGACATCGTCAGCTTCTATCGCAAGCTGGCGGAAGGGGAGCAGTCCGCGCTGATCTCCGGCGCCTATCCTGCCAACGCTTCGCGTCTCAGTATGGCACGCGGCATGGCGCGGCTGTTTGGGGATTAA
- a CDS encoding cob(I)yrinic acid a,c-diamide adenosyltransferase, which produces MGNRLSKIATRTGDGGTTGLGDGSRTDKDSIRIIAIGEVDELNSHLGLLLCEDMPADLREELITIQHDLFDLGGELCIPGYQMIKEAHVERLDVLLAKYNATLPPLTEFILPAGSRASSQAHVCRTVCRRAERSIVTLGKAETIHEHPRQYVNRLSDLLFVLSRVLNRYAGGSDVLWQHERKRD; this is translated from the coding sequence ATGGGTAACCGACTTTCTAAAATCGCCACGCGTACCGGTGACGGCGGCACGACTGGCCTTGGCGACGGCAGCCGCACCGACAAGGACAGCATCCGCATTATCGCCATCGGCGAGGTGGATGAGCTGAATTCGCATCTGGGGCTGCTGCTGTGCGAGGACATGCCAGCCGATCTGCGCGAGGAGCTGATCACCATCCAGCACGATCTGTTCGACCTGGGCGGGGAGCTGTGCATTCCGGGCTATCAGATGATCAAGGAAGCGCATGTCGAGCGGCTGGATGTGCTGCTGGCGAAGTACAACGCCACGCTGCCGCCGCTGACGGAATTCATCCTGCCGGCCGGATCGCGCGCATCGTCGCAGGCGCATGTGTGCCGGACCGTGTGCCGCCGTGCGGAACGCAGCATCGTCACGCTGGGCAAGGCCGAGACCATCCACGAACATCCGCGCCAGTATGTGAACCGCTTGTCGGACCTGCTGTTCGTGCTGTCGCGCGTGTTGAACCGCTACGCCGGCGGCAGCGACGTGCTGTGGCAGCACGAACGCAAGCGCGATTAA
- a CDS encoding FAD-linked oxidase C-terminal domain-containing protein, whose translation MNTVTDPGGRRAEVAAALQHVLPARAVLSAPEDTRPYECDGLAAYRQLPMIVVLPDSEAQIVAVLKVCHDLNVPIVPRGAGTGLSGGAMPIAEGVVLSTARMNRIVRMDATSRTAVVQPGVRNLAISEAAAQYGLYYAPDPSSQIACTIGGNVAENSGGVHCLKYGLTVHNVLRVRVVTIEGDVVELGSGALDAPGLDLLSVFIGSEGMLGIVTEVTVKLVPKPATARVIMASFDEVVKGCHAVAALIAAGIIPAGLEMMDQTSSRMVEPFVKAGYDTDAAAILLCEADGTIEEVEEDITRMSAVLNDAGAIAIAVSQSEAERLKFWSGRKNAFPAAGRISPDYYCMDGTIPRKRLGEVLAGIAAMEIKYGLRCANVFHAGDGNLHPLILFNANIPDEFQRAEAFGAEILALCVAVGGTITGEHGVGIEKIDSMCVQFTPSELEAFFSVKRSFDPAGLLNPDKAIPTLHRCAEFGRMRVSGGALPFAHLPRF comes from the coding sequence ATGAACACTGTTACTGATCCTGGCGGGCGGCGGGCGGAGGTGGCTGCGGCGTTGCAGCATGTGCTGCCGGCGCGTGCCGTGCTGTCGGCGCCGGAGGATACGCGTCCCTATGAGTGCGACGGCCTGGCCGCTTATCGGCAGCTGCCGATGATCGTCGTATTGCCGGATAGCGAAGCGCAGATTGTTGCAGTGCTCAAGGTGTGCCATGACTTGAACGTGCCGATTGTGCCGCGTGGCGCCGGCACCGGTTTGTCCGGCGGCGCCATGCCGATTGCCGAGGGTGTGGTGTTGTCGACCGCTCGAATGAACCGGATCGTGCGCATGGATGCGACGTCGCGTACCGCAGTGGTACAGCCGGGCGTGCGCAATCTGGCGATTTCGGAAGCGGCGGCGCAGTATGGGTTGTATTACGCGCCTGATCCGTCGTCGCAGATCGCCTGCACTATCGGCGGCAATGTGGCAGAGAATTCGGGCGGTGTGCACTGTTTGAAGTACGGTCTGACGGTGCACAACGTGCTGCGCGTGCGCGTGGTGACCATCGAGGGCGATGTGGTGGAACTCGGCAGCGGCGCGCTCGATGCGCCGGGGCTGGATCTGCTGTCGGTGTTCATCGGTTCCGAGGGCATGCTGGGGATTGTTACCGAGGTGACGGTGAAGCTGGTGCCCAAGCCGGCTACCGCGCGCGTGATCATGGCGTCATTCGATGAGGTGGTCAAGGGGTGCCACGCGGTGGCGGCGCTGATCGCCGCCGGCATCATTCCCGCCGGCCTGGAGATGATGGACCAGACGTCGTCGCGCATGGTCGAGCCGTTCGTCAAGGCCGGGTATGACACCGATGCCGCCGCCATCCTGCTGTGCGAGGCCGATGGCACCATCGAGGAAGTGGAAGAGGACATCACGCGCATGTCGGCGGTGCTGAATGACGCCGGCGCGATTGCGATTGCGGTGTCGCAGTCGGAGGCGGAGCGGCTCAAATTCTGGTCCGGCCGCAAGAACGCTTTTCCCGCCGCAGGCCGCATCTCGCCTGACTATTACTGCATGGATGGCACCATCCCGCGCAAGCGTCTGGGCGAGGTGTTGGCCGGCATTGCGGCGATGGAAATCAAGTATGGCCTGCGCTGCGCGAACGTGTTCCACGCGGGCGATGGCAATCTGCATCCGCTGATTCTGTTTAATGCGAACATCCCGGACGAGTTCCAGCGCGCCGAAGCCTTTGGCGCGGAGATTCTCGCGTTGTGCGTGGCAGTGGGCGGCACCATCACCGGCGAGCATGGTGTCGGCATCGAGAAGATCGATTCGATGTGCGTGCAGTTCACGCCTTCGGAGCTGGAGGCATTTTTCTCGGTGAAGCGCAGCTTCGATCCGGCCGGCCTGCTCAATCCGGACAAGGCGATTCCGACGTTGCACCGCTGCGCTGAATTCGGCCGTATGCGCGTCAGCGGCGGCGCGCTGCCGTTTGCCCACCTTCCACGCTTTTGA
- the glcE gene encoding glycolate oxidase subunit GlcE, producing the protein MTDYTVFFDRIRAASAASTPLRLRGGGTKDWYGQALDGEVLDTRANSGIISYEPTELVITARCGTPLAEIETLLAQHHQMLAFEPPRFGPESTIGGVVASALSGPRRASAGAVRDFVLGAVLMDGRGEVLRFGGQVMKNVAGYDVSRLLAGSLGTLGLILEVSLKVLPVPLREASLRFEMAEIDALARLNEWAGQPLPISASCWHRGVLTLRLSGADAAVEAAQRRLGGQPIADADASNFWASLRDQTHAYFNGGSLWRMSVPSHASAIILRGEQLIEWGGSQRWLKADDADADSIRRTVAASGGHATLFRGGDKGVGVFHPLAPAIAKIHERLKQSFDPAGIFNPGRMYANQSR; encoded by the coding sequence ATGACTGACTACACCGTTTTTTTCGACCGTATTCGTGCCGCCAGCGCTGCCAGTACGCCATTGCGTTTGCGCGGCGGCGGCACCAAGGATTGGTATGGGCAGGCGCTCGACGGCGAGGTACTGGATACGCGCGCCAATAGCGGCATCATCTCGTATGAGCCGACGGAACTGGTGATCACGGCGCGCTGCGGCACGCCGCTTGCGGAGATTGAGACGCTGCTGGCGCAGCACCATCAGATGCTGGCGTTTGAGCCGCCGCGCTTTGGTCCGGAATCCACCATTGGCGGTGTGGTGGCCAGTGCGCTGTCCGGCCCGCGCCGCGCCAGTGCTGGTGCGGTGCGCGATTTTGTGCTTGGAGCGGTGTTGATGGATGGCCGTGGCGAGGTGCTGCGCTTCGGTGGACAGGTGATGAAGAACGTGGCGGGCTACGACGTTTCGCGTCTGCTGGCCGGGTCGCTGGGCACCTTGGGCCTGATCCTGGAGGTTTCGCTGAAGGTATTGCCGGTGCCGCTGCGCGAAGCCAGTCTGCGGTTTGAGATGGCGGAGATCGATGCGCTCGCGCGTCTGAACGAATGGGCCGGGCAGCCGTTGCCGATATCGGCTAGTTGCTGGCATCGGGGTGTGTTGACCTTGCGCCTGTCCGGCGCAGATGCGGCGGTAGAGGCGGCGCAGCGTCGGCTGGGCGGACAGCCAATTGCAGACGCGGATGCGTCGAACTTCTGGGCATCGTTGCGCGATCAGACGCACGCTTATTTTAACGGCGGTAGCTTGTGGCGCATGTCGGTGCCGTCGCATGCCAGTGCGATTATCCTGCGCGGTGAGCAGCTGATCGAGTGGGGTGGTTCGCAGCGCTGGCTCAAGGCGGATGATGCGGATGCGGACAGCATACGCCGCACGGTTGCTGCTTCGGGTGGCCATGCCACCTTGTTCCGAGGCGGCGACAAGGGGGTTGGCGTTTTCCATCCGCTGGCGCCGGCAATCGCAAAGATTCATGAACGTTTGAAGCAGTCGTTCGATCCTGCTGGGATCTTCAATCCAGGGCGTATGTATGCAAACCAATCTCGCTGA
- the glcF gene encoding glycolate oxidase subunit GlcF — MQTNLADFIKRTREGEEADAILRACVHCGFCTATCPTYQLLGDELDGPRGRIYLIKQVLEGEPVTAKTQLHLDRCLTCRNCETTCPSGVKYGRLLDIGRKVVEERVQRPLAERVKRKVLVEGLARKAVFKTALRAGQVLRPLLSPAMQDKVPRQQPAGVWPAREHARKMLVLEGCAQPAMAPNINAATARVLDALGVQLIVAPRAGCCGALRHHMNQQEAALDDMRRNIDAWWPYAQSGAVEAIVMTASGCGVTVKEYGHLLAHDPAYADKAQRISALTRDLSEIMPQFEPELARRAKSAAGRVAYHPPCTLQHGQQIRGKVEGVLRAVGVDVMLCADSHLCCGSAGSYSLLQPELSLQLRDRKLANLHDTGADTIVSANVGCSAHLQSGTDKPVMHWIELLDRALN, encoded by the coding sequence ATGCAAACCAATCTCGCTGATTTCATCAAGCGTACGCGCGAGGGCGAAGAGGCCGATGCGATTCTCCGCGCTTGCGTGCATTGCGGATTTTGCACGGCGACGTGTCCGACGTATCAGTTGCTGGGAGATGAACTGGATGGGCCGCGCGGTCGCATCTACCTGATCAAACAGGTGCTGGAAGGTGAGCCTGTGACTGCCAAGACGCAGCTGCATCTGGACCGCTGTCTCACTTGTCGCAATTGCGAGACCACCTGTCCGTCTGGTGTGAAGTATGGACGGCTGCTGGATATCGGACGCAAGGTGGTGGAGGAGCGGGTGCAGCGTCCATTGGCGGAGCGGGTCAAGCGCAAGGTGCTGGTGGAGGGCTTGGCGCGCAAGGCGGTCTTCAAGACGGCATTGCGGGCGGGGCAGGTTTTACGGCCGTTGCTGTCGCCGGCGATGCAGGATAAAGTGCCGCGCCAGCAGCCTGCCGGCGTGTGGCCGGCGCGTGAGCATGCGCGCAAGATGCTGGTGCTGGAGGGCTGTGCGCAGCCGGCCATGGCGCCGAATATCAATGCCGCCACCGCGCGCGTGCTCGACGCGCTGGGCGTGCAGTTGATCGTGGCGCCGAGGGCTGGATGCTGTGGCGCGCTGCGCCATCATATGAATCAGCAGGAGGCGGCGCTGGATGATATGCGCCGTAATATCGATGCGTGGTGGCCGTATGCGCAATCCGGTGCGGTCGAAGCGATTGTGATGACCGCATCGGGCTGCGGCGTGACGGTGAAGGAGTATGGCCATCTGCTGGCGCATGATCCGGCGTATGCGGACAAGGCGCAGCGCATCTCGGCGTTGACGCGCGACCTGAGCGAGATCATGCCGCAGTTCGAACCGGAACTGGCGCGGCGGGCGAAGAGTGCTGCGGGGCGCGTAGCCTATCATCCGCCTTGCACGCTGCAGCACGGCCAGCAGATTCGTGGCAAGGTCGAAGGTGTATTGCGCGCGGTGGGCGTTGATGTGATGCTGTGTGCGGACAGCCATTTGTGCTGCGGCTCGGCCGGCAGCTACTCGCTGTTGCAGCCGGAGCTCTCGCTACAACTGCGCGACCGCAAGCTCGCCAACCTGCATGACACCGGCGCGGATACCATCGTCTCCGCCAACGTCGGTTGCAGCGCACATCTGCAATCCGGCACCGACAAGCCGGTGATGCACTGGATAGAACTGCTCGACCGCGCCTTAAATTAA
- a CDS encoding putative bifunctional diguanylate cyclase/phosphodiesterase, which translates to MYSRLFLPIFLIIAMVVGIRYHLMLESETTYANARYQHDADELAAHLSKALLPALAAPDRAGMDATLSSALLLNADLDAARLDYAGGHLEALRSAHAAPEYPGWFTRLSPIVHNSRTLAVGDATLTLDFEPVEPLNGVWRNVHQQAVISALNVTIIYALLGIIIFANKRMLRRLADATNRFQAGDHDVRLPVRGTLEGRMLASTFNNMAQRVQALVHKLQQSQNDLSAQLTRTLLAQQQLQVEKDRIEVTLASIGDAVITTDLHGKIDTINEVAQQLTGWPESRARGMELHQVFVLANNFGQHSLLKAMKQIYAGGEVVKVGNQSLRNRAGQTSTVEYTANAIRTPQGEVQGSVLVFRDVTERRQLMQQISWQSNHDILTGLPNRAALALRFEQEVQRAREHNYLLAVCLFDLDHFQHVNQTMGQAVGDEVLKQAASRLHDFAGQRHYVARLGGDEFVLLLPELNDRAAIDYAMSKLMAALARDYVCSGKAVSMSASVGIAVYTGNDISADNLLRHADQALYQAKITGRNRHHFFDADLDEQVRTHHNRRTEVRAAVHDNELVLFYQPKLDMRKGRIVGMEALLRWQHPLRGIIAPGDFLPIVEHSDVIVDIGEWVLREALRQLESWRSFDADWVISVNIAARHFQRHDFVERLTDILAEFPDVPPHMLELEILESSALSDIAHVRSIMLACQALGISFALDDFGTGYSSMSYLKRLPADVLKIDQSFVRNMLVDRDDLHLVSAVIGLARSFGLGVIAEGVETIEHGAMLMRLGCDLVQGYGIARPMPADDVLAWVGSFDKAAPVWQAAASLPPIVSLHGEPAGGTSQLVLI; encoded by the coding sequence ATGTACTCCAGGCTGTTCCTGCCCATCTTCCTGATCATCGCGATGGTGGTGGGCATACGGTATCACCTGATGCTGGAGTCCGAGACCACCTATGCCAACGCCCGCTATCAGCATGATGCCGATGAGCTGGCCGCGCATTTGAGCAAGGCGCTGCTGCCTGCGCTGGCGGCGCCCGACCGCGCCGGCATGGATGCGACCTTGTCCTCGGCGCTGCTGCTCAACGCCGACCTCGACGCCGCGCGGCTCGACTATGCCGGCGGCCATCTGGAAGCGCTGCGCAGCGCGCATGCGGCGCCCGAATATCCGGGCTGGTTCACGCGGCTCAGCCCTATCGTCCATAACAGCCGCACGCTGGCCGTCGGCGACGCCACGCTGACGCTGGATTTCGAACCGGTCGAGCCGCTCAACGGCGTCTGGCGCAATGTCCATCAGCAGGCCGTGATCTCGGCGCTGAACGTGACCATTATCTACGCCCTGCTGGGCATCATTATCTTCGCCAACAAGCGCATGCTGCGCCGCCTGGCCGACGCCACCAACCGCTTCCAGGCCGGCGACCACGATGTACGCCTGCCGGTGCGCGGCACGCTGGAGGGACGCATGCTGGCCTCCACCTTCAACAACATGGCGCAGCGTGTGCAGGCGCTGGTGCACAAGCTACAGCAAAGCCAGAATGACCTGAGCGCGCAGCTGACCCGCACCCTGCTGGCGCAGCAGCAGCTGCAAGTGGAGAAAGACCGCATCGAAGTCACGCTGGCGTCGATCGGCGACGCCGTCATCACCACCGATTTGCACGGCAAGATCGACACCATCAACGAAGTGGCGCAGCAACTGACCGGCTGGCCGGAGTCGCGCGCGCGCGGCATGGAGCTGCATCAGGTGTTTGTATTGGCGAATAACTTCGGCCAGCATTCGCTGCTGAAGGCGATGAAACAGATTTACGCCGGCGGCGAAGTGGTCAAGGTCGGCAATCAGAGCCTGCGCAACCGCGCCGGCCAGACCAGCACCGTGGAATACACCGCCAACGCCATCCGCACGCCGCAAGGCGAGGTGCAAGGCTCGGTACTGGTGTTCCGCGACGTGACCGAACGCCGCCAGCTGATGCAGCAGATTTCGTGGCAGAGCAATCACGATATTTTGACGGGCCTGCCCAACCGCGCCGCGCTGGCGCTGCGTTTCGAGCAGGAAGTGCAGCGCGCGCGCGAGCATAACTATCTGCTGGCCGTGTGCCTGTTCGACCTCGATCACTTCCAGCACGTGAACCAGACCATGGGCCAGGCGGTGGGCGACGAGGTACTGAAGCAGGCCGCCAGCCGCCTGCATGACTTTGCCGGCCAGCGTCACTACGTGGCGCGCCTGGGCGGCGACGAATTCGTGCTGCTGCTGCCGGAACTGAACGATCGCGCCGCCATCGACTACGCCATGAGCAAACTGATGGCAGCACTGGCGCGCGATTACGTCTGTAGCGGCAAGGCTGTCAGCATGTCTGCCAGTGTCGGCATCGCGGTCTACACCGGCAATGACATCAGCGCCGATAACCTGCTGCGGCATGCCGACCAGGCGCTGTACCAGGCCAAAATCACGGGCCGCAACCGCCATCACTTCTTCGACGCCGACCTCGATGAGCAGGTCCGCACCCACCACAACCGCCGCACCGAAGTGCGGGCGGCGGTACACGATAATGAACTGGTGCTGTTCTATCAGCCCAAGCTGGACATGCGCAAGGGCCGCATCGTCGGCATGGAGGCGCTGCTGCGCTGGCAGCATCCACTGCGCGGCATCATCGCGCCGGGCGACTTCCTGCCGATTGTGGAGCACAGCGATGTGATTGTCGATATCGGCGAATGGGTGCTGCGCGAGGCGCTGCGCCAGCTGGAGTCGTGGCGTTCGTTCGATGCGGACTGGGTGATCAGCGTGAATATCGCGGCGCGCCACTTCCAGCGTCACGATTTCGTCGAGCGGCTGACCGACATCCTGGCCGAGTTCCCGGACGTGCCGCCGCATATGCTGGAGCTGGAGATTCTGGAATCGTCCGCGCTGAGCGACATCGCCCACGTGCGCAGCATCATGCTGGCGTGTCAGGCGCTGGGCATCAGCTTTGCGCTGGATGATTTCGGCACCGGCTATTCGTCAATGTCCTACCTGAAGCGGCTGCCGGCCGATGTGCTGAAGATCGACCAGAGCTTCGTGCGCAATATGCTGGTGGACCGGGACGACCTGCACCTGGTCAGCGCGGTGATCGGGCTGGCGCGCTCGTTCGGGCTGGGCGTGATTGCGGAAGGTGTGGAGACCATCGAGCATGGCGCCATGCTGATGCGCCTCGGCTGCGATCTGGTACAGGGCTACGGCATCGCACGGCCGATGCCGGCGGATGATGTGCTGGCGTGGGTCGGCAGCTTCGACAAGGCTGCGCCGGTGTGGCAGGCAGCGGCCAGCCTGCCGCCGATTGTTAGCCTGCATGGCGAGCCGGCTGGTGGCACCTCGCAACTGGTATTAATTTAA
- a CDS encoding glutathione peroxidase produces the protein MNTIFDISADSLNGQPVDLGQYKGKVLLIVNTASKCGFTPQYKGLEAVYQQFKDKGVEVLGFPCNQFGAQEPGAADEIGAFCEKNYGVTFPLFAKIDVNGEHAHPLFQKLKKDAPGILGTEGIKWNFTKFLIRKDGTVYNRYAPATKPEELIADIEKLLAE, from the coding sequence ATGAACACGATTTTCGATATTTCCGCCGACAGCCTGAACGGCCAGCCGGTCGACCTGGGCCAGTACAAGGGCAAGGTACTGCTGATCGTCAACACCGCCAGCAAGTGCGGCTTCACGCCGCAGTACAAGGGGCTGGAAGCGGTGTACCAGCAATTCAAGGACAAAGGCGTTGAAGTGCTGGGCTTCCCGTGCAACCAGTTCGGCGCGCAGGAACCGGGCGCGGCCGACGAGATCGGCGCCTTCTGCGAAAAGAACTACGGCGTCACCTTCCCGCTGTTCGCCAAGATCGACGTCAACGGCGAGCATGCCCACCCGCTGTTCCAGAAACTCAAGAAAGACGCGCCCGGCATCCTGGGCACCGAAGGCATCAAGTGGAATTTCACAAAATTTCTGATCCGCAAGGACGGCACTGTCTACAACCGCTACGCCCCGGCCACCAAGCCGGAAGAGCTGATCGCCGACATTGAAAAGCTGTTGGCTGAGTGA